The following are from one region of the Microbacterium paraoxydans genome:
- a CDS encoding DEAD/DEAH box helicase, with the protein MIRPPASATPGDGARDWRALFDVGTAPAAATPLALGFEVRVRDARGANPWASRPQRTATPRDVAKGVGEILLGIRPLERSAATGSWVLGSATWDAVRRAPDQYGRERSRWFADLLSIARDTLLSGTAGDWLVADLIESRLLWGHLRSATDLGIPLVAAQRSTTLVLADTAELTATVSRDDDGGLVVRPVVTLDGRETPPGSIRALGRSGVYEVAQSGSRLQVTLAELPLVGPAQSLLRARTLVVPAEEETAFLQDAYPLLARRLCVRAVGRVALPDLPPPRAVLRVAFRRGDTVEYAIEWDYRGFGRVPFTPGPEAVRDPEAEASATHRIRSVWQEHGVAFAPAGAFHDVGAAEFMTRVVPAVEAEGVEVEVSGRRKTYRELAGEPEITVSTVESTDPDWFDLGVIVRIDGRNIPFEPLFTALSAGRRKLLLVDGSYFSLNHPALDRLRDLLDEAGDLDEWETGPRISRHQTDLWEEFEDLADEALPAVSWRATAEGLRSATAVPAVPIPPGLTAQLRPYQKEGLDWLAFLWSHRLGGILADDMGLGKTVQLLALILHARAAGEGRPFLVVVPTSVLATWRTEAARFAPGLRVITRDSTAGPAVAAVAREADVVLTTYAVARLDEEGFASVTWAGLILDEAQFVKNPATKLHRAVARFPADVTIAVTGTPLENSLEELWALLKLTAPGLFASARKFREHYIQPIEQGKVPENAEGGPYRQRRLAQLRRRIRPLVLRRTKELVAPDLPPKQEQVLEIELSAGHRELYETVLQRERQKVLGLLEDLDRNRFIVFRSLTLLRILSLAPALIDPADARLGSRKLDELLERIVELQAEGHRALVFSQFTSFLDMAAARLDAAGIPYAHLDGSTRHREQVVADFAEGEQPVFLISLKAGGFGLTLTEADYVFLLDPWWNPAAEAQAVDRTHRIGQRSQVFVSRMIASGTIEEKVLALQRRKARLFTAVLDDDALFAQALTADDIRGLFDD; encoded by the coding sequence ATGATCCGCCCGCCCGCCTCCGCCACCCCGGGAGACGGCGCGCGGGATTGGCGTGCCCTGTTCGACGTCGGCACTGCTCCGGCGGCGGCGACTCCGCTCGCCCTCGGGTTCGAGGTGCGCGTCCGCGACGCCCGAGGAGCCAATCCGTGGGCATCACGCCCGCAGCGCACCGCGACCCCCCGCGACGTCGCCAAGGGTGTGGGGGAGATCCTCCTCGGCATCCGTCCGCTGGAGCGGAGCGCGGCGACGGGGTCCTGGGTGCTCGGCTCCGCCACCTGGGACGCGGTCCGCCGCGCGCCGGACCAGTACGGTCGGGAACGGTCGCGGTGGTTCGCCGATCTGCTGAGCATCGCGCGCGACACGCTGCTCTCCGGCACGGCGGGGGACTGGCTCGTCGCCGACCTGATCGAGTCGCGGCTCCTCTGGGGGCATCTGCGGTCGGCGACCGACCTCGGCATCCCGCTCGTGGCGGCGCAGCGGTCGACGACGCTCGTCCTCGCCGACACCGCGGAACTGACGGCGACCGTGTCCCGTGACGACGACGGCGGCCTCGTCGTCCGTCCGGTCGTGACCCTGGACGGGCGCGAGACGCCGCCGGGCAGCATCCGCGCCCTCGGGCGCTCCGGCGTGTACGAGGTCGCGCAGAGCGGGTCGCGCCTGCAGGTGACGCTCGCGGAGCTTCCGCTCGTAGGGCCGGCGCAGTCGCTGCTCCGGGCCCGGACGCTCGTCGTCCCCGCGGAGGAGGAGACGGCCTTCCTCCAGGATGCCTATCCGCTCCTCGCGCGTCGCCTCTGCGTCCGCGCGGTCGGCCGCGTCGCGCTACCCGACCTCCCGCCACCTCGTGCCGTGCTGCGGGTGGCGTTCCGTCGCGGCGACACCGTGGAATACGCCATCGAGTGGGACTATCGCGGCTTCGGGCGGGTGCCGTTCACGCCGGGTCCGGAGGCCGTGCGCGATCCGGAGGCCGAAGCCTCTGCGACGCATCGGATCCGGAGCGTCTGGCAGGAGCACGGCGTCGCCTTCGCCCCCGCGGGGGCGTTCCACGACGTGGGGGCCGCGGAGTTCATGACCCGCGTCGTCCCCGCCGTGGAGGCGGAGGGCGTCGAGGTGGAGGTGTCGGGCCGCCGCAAGACGTATCGCGAGCTCGCCGGGGAGCCGGAGATCACGGTCTCGACCGTGGAGAGCACCGACCCGGACTGGTTCGACCTCGGCGTGATCGTCCGCATCGACGGGCGGAACATTCCCTTCGAGCCGCTGTTCACGGCGTTGAGCGCGGGCCGGCGAAAGCTCCTGCTCGTCGACGGCAGCTACTTCTCCCTGAACCACCCGGCGCTCGACCGCCTGCGCGACCTCCTCGACGAGGCCGGGGATCTGGACGAGTGGGAGACGGGCCCGCGGATCAGCCGTCATCAGACGGATCTGTGGGAGGAGTTCGAGGATCTGGCGGACGAGGCCCTTCCCGCGGTGAGCTGGCGGGCCACCGCCGAGGGACTGCGCAGCGCCACCGCGGTACCGGCGGTGCCGATCCCTCCGGGACTCACCGCACAGTTGCGGCCGTACCAGAAGGAGGGGCTGGACTGGCTCGCGTTCCTCTGGTCGCACCGGCTCGGCGGCATCCTCGCCGACGACATGGGTCTCGGGAAGACGGTCCAGCTGCTTGCGCTCATCCTGCACGCCCGTGCGGCGGGGGAGGGACGCCCTTTCCTCGTGGTGGTGCCGACATCCGTGCTGGCGACCTGGCGCACCGAGGCAGCGCGGTTCGCTCCGGGTCTCCGCGTGATCACCCGGGACTCCACCGCCGGTCCTGCTGTGGCCGCCGTGGCTCGCGAGGCCGATGTGGTCCTGACCACCTACGCCGTCGCCCGGCTCGACGAAGAGGGGTTCGCGAGCGTCACCTGGGCCGGGCTGATCCTCGACGAGGCCCAGTTCGTGAAGAATCCGGCGACGAAGCTGCATCGTGCCGTCGCGCGCTTCCCCGCCGACGTCACCATCGCGGTCACGGGCACGCCGCTGGAGAACAGCCTCGAGGAGCTCTGGGCGCTGCTGAAGCTCACGGCACCCGGCCTGTTCGCTTCCGCGCGGAAGTTCCGCGAGCACTACATCCAGCCGATCGAGCAGGGGAAGGTGCCGGAGAACGCGGAGGGCGGACCGTATCGGCAGCGCCGCCTCGCGCAGCTCCGACGACGGATCCGCCCGCTCGTGCTCCGCCGCACCAAGGAACTCGTCGCCCCGGACCTCCCGCCGAAGCAGGAGCAGGTGCTGGAGATCGAGCTGAGCGCCGGGCATCGCGAGCTCTACGAGACGGTGCTGCAGCGGGAGCGGCAGAAGGTGCTCGGCCTGCTGGAGGATCTCGACCGCAACCGCTTCATCGTGTTCCGCTCCCTGACGCTGCTGCGGATCCTGAGTCTCGCTCCGGCGCTGATCGACCCGGCCGACGCGCGCCTCGGCTCCCGCAAGCTCGACGAGCTCCTGGAGCGGATCGTCGAGCTGCAGGCGGAGGGGCACCGCGCGCTCGTGTTCAGCCAGTTCACGTCCTTCCTCGACATGGCGGCCGCGCGTCTGGACGCCGCCGGCATCCCGTACGCGCACCTCGACGGCTCGACGCGTCATCGCGAGCAGGTGGTCGCGGACTTCGCGGAGGGGGAGCAGCCCGTCTTCCTCATCAGCCTGAAGGCCGGCGGGTTCGGGCTCACGCTGACCGAGGCCGACTACGTGTTCCTCCTCGACCCGTGGTGGAACCCCGCCGCCGAGGCCCAGGCCGTCGACCGCACGCACCGCATCGGCCAGCGCAGCCAGGTGTTCGTCTCCCGCATGATCGCCAGCGGAACGATCGAGGAGAAGGTCCTCGCGCTGCAACGCCGCAAGGCCCGCCTGTTCACCGCCGTGCTCGATGATGACGCGCTCTTCGCCCAGGCGCTCACGGCGGACGACATCCGCGGTCTCTTCGACGACTAG
- the nusB gene encoding transcription antitermination factor NusB, with product MSARTKARKRALDILFSADVRGDEVAVALAAEAKRAANEPAREASWLYAREIVDGIIDQRDEIDEQITTHSRDWKLERMPAVDRALLRIGAWEILYNDEVPTAVAIDEAVELAKEFSTDESGAFVHGVLARVARSA from the coding sequence GTGAGCGCCCGCACGAAGGCGCGCAAGCGCGCGCTCGACATCCTGTTCTCCGCCGACGTCCGCGGCGACGAGGTCGCGGTGGCCCTCGCCGCCGAGGCGAAGCGCGCGGCGAACGAGCCCGCGCGCGAGGCATCGTGGCTGTACGCCCGCGAGATCGTCGACGGCATCATCGACCAGCGCGACGAGATCGACGAGCAGATCACGACGCACAGCCGTGACTGGAAGCTCGAGCGGATGCCCGCCGTCGATCGCGCCCTGCTGCGCATCGGCGCGTGGGAGATCCTCTACAACGACGAGGTGCCGACCGCGGTCGCGATCGACGAGGCGGTGGAGCTCGCGAAGGAGTTCTCCACCGACGAGTCGGGCGCGTTCGTGCACGGCGTGCTCGCCCGCGTCGCCCGCTCGGCCTGA
- the efp gene encoding elongation factor P, which translates to MASTADIKNGVVLSIDGQLWSVIEFQHVKPGKGGAFVRTKLKNVVSGKTVDRTYNAGAKIDIENVDRRDYTYLYTDGDGFVFMDQTDFDQITLPAATVGDAKNFLLENQQVTIALNNGNPLYIDLPASVILEVTYTEPGLQGDRSSAGTKPATLETGYEIQVPLFLETGTKVKVDTRTGEYLGREK; encoded by the coding sequence ATGGCATCCACCGCAGACATCAAGAACGGCGTCGTCCTCAGCATCGACGGGCAGCTCTGGAGCGTCATCGAGTTCCAGCACGTCAAGCCCGGCAAGGGCGGCGCCTTCGTCCGCACGAAGCTGAAGAACGTCGTCTCGGGCAAGACCGTGGACCGCACGTACAACGCCGGGGCGAAGATCGACATCGAGAACGTCGACCGCCGGGACTACACCTACCTCTACACCGACGGTGACGGGTTCGTGTTCATGGACCAGACCGACTTCGACCAGATCACGCTGCCGGCGGCCACGGTCGGCGACGCGAAGAACTTCCTGCTCGAGAACCAGCAGGTCACCATCGCCCTCAACAACGGCAACCCCCTCTACATCGACCTCCCGGCCTCGGTCATCCTCGAGGTGACCTACACCGAGCCCGGTCTGCAGGGCGACCGCTCGTCCGCCGGCACCAAGCCCGCGACGCTCGAGACCGGCTACGAGATCCAGGTCCCGCTGTTCCTGGAGACCGGCACGAAGGTCAAGGTCGACACCCGCACGGGCGAGTACCTCGGCCGCGAGAAGTAA
- the aroQ gene encoding type II 3-dehydroquinate dehydratase yields MSAPRRLLLVNGPNLNLLGTREPEVYGTATLADVERITAETAAALGFEVRALQSNHEGVLIDAIHDARADCAGIVINPGGLTHTSVALRDALTGVALPFAEVHISDVYAREEFRHHSYLHDVAAVRVIGRGVEGYAEAVRELVAQL; encoded by the coding sequence ATGAGCGCCCCGCGTCGGCTGCTGCTCGTCAACGGCCCCAACCTCAACCTCCTCGGCACCCGCGAACCCGAGGTGTACGGCACCGCGACCCTCGCCGACGTCGAGCGGATCACCGCCGAGACCGCTGCCGCCCTGGGGTTCGAGGTGCGGGCGCTGCAGAGCAACCACGAGGGCGTGCTCATCGACGCGATCCACGATGCGCGGGCGGACTGCGCGGGCATCGTCATCAACCCGGGCGGCCTCACCCACACCTCCGTCGCCCTGCGCGACGCGCTCACCGGCGTCGCGTTGCCCTTCGCCGAGGTCCACATCTCCGACGTCTACGCCCGCGAGGAGTTCCGTCACCACTCGTACCTGCACGACGTCGCCGCGGTCCGTGTCATCGGACGCGGCGTGGAGGGCTACGCCGAAGCGGTGCGGGAACTCGTCGCGCAGCTCTGA
- a CDS encoding GNAT family N-acetyltransferase, which produces MSIAVRRITPEDWREVKALRLQALADPAAPMAFLDTVEHAAAQPDRFWQERAANAAGDAAAAQFVAIADDGAWTGTVTVLPHREQHDAGLVVGVYVADAHRGAGVIDALLDAAAAWARDRGLRALVLEVHVDNSRAQAVYRRGGFVRTGEIETANFGREWVMRRELVDTGSVPA; this is translated from the coding sequence ATGAGCATCGCCGTCCGGCGCATCACACCGGAGGACTGGCGGGAGGTCAAGGCGCTGCGGCTGCAGGCCCTCGCCGACCCGGCCGCACCGATGGCCTTCCTCGACACCGTCGAGCACGCCGCCGCACAGCCCGACCGCTTCTGGCAGGAGCGCGCCGCGAATGCCGCGGGCGACGCCGCCGCGGCGCAGTTCGTCGCGATCGCCGACGACGGCGCCTGGACCGGGACCGTGACCGTGCTCCCGCATCGCGAGCAGCACGACGCGGGGCTGGTCGTGGGGGTCTATGTGGCGGATGCGCATCGCGGTGCGGGCGTCATCGATGCGCTCCTCGACGCCGCGGCGGCCTGGGCCCGCGATCGCGGCCTCCGCGCGCTCGTGCTCGAGGTGCACGTGGACAACTCCCGGGCTCAGGCCGTGTACCGCCGAGGCGGCTTCGTCCGGACCGGGGAGATCGAGACGGCCAACTTCGGGCGGGAATGGGTCATGCGCCGCGAGCTGGTCGACACCGGGAGCGTGCCCGCATGA